The following are encoded in a window of Physeter macrocephalus isolate SW-GA chromosome 9, ASM283717v5, whole genome shotgun sequence genomic DNA:
- the TEX48 gene encoding testis-expressed protein 48 — protein MTPITVNFQRGIWNSGPRTQGPIPFFHTAAHQNLASKIFCLCCKCCEEPNATDDSKIPSQTQELQSSKHGRYQAKTPCVASRDLILLIPLPAEIPSDFLHFSIMASPHDHVELPLPGLQKDELDGQNLKQDNEASHVILGKSLLHPEKRTSYFSSSEFEDVNSHVSKRGFHKRNLSRYSQDRWPYQPCLIGRP, from the exons ATGACCCCCATCACAGTAAATTTCCAACGGGGCATCTGGAATTCAGGCCCCAGAACCCAAGGCCCCATTCCTTTCTTTCATACAGCAGCCCACCAAAACCTGGCCTCGAAGATCTTCTGTTTATGCTGCAAATGCTGTGAGGAACCCAATGCCACAGATGACTCCAAGATCCCCAGTCAAACCCAAGAGCTTCAGTCATCAAAGCATGGTAGGTACCAGGCAAAAACACCCTGCGTGGCCTCTCGAGACCTCATTTTGCTCATCCCCCTTCCTGCTGAGATACCCTCAGATTTCCTTCA CTTTTCTATAATGG CCTCCCCACATGACCACGTGGAATTACCACTGCCAGGTCTGCAGAAGGATGAGCTTGACGGACAAAATCTCAAGCAAGATAATGAAGCGTCCCACGTGATTTTGGGGAAATCCCTGCTCCATCCAGAAAAGAGAACCTCCTATTTCAGCAGCAGTGAGTTTGAGG atGTGAATTCACATGTTTCCAAAAGAGGATTTCACAAGAGAAACCTAAGCCGCTACTCTCAGGATCGCTGGCCATACCAGCCATGCCTCATTGGGAGACCCTGA